A window of the Proteus terrae subsp. cibarius genome harbors these coding sequences:
- a CDS encoding DUF262 domain-containing protein translates to MAINGENGVSAATVDELLKQGLRIPNYQRPYSWDVSTALQLVDDISEALRDTERKDIPYVLGAIILHDDGEYLNVVDGQQRLLTLRMILAALDPINHQISMSGNSETPVSLVWIELQRRLSQLEDKKEFLDFICHKCQLVRIVTDDIDEAFRVFDSQNYRGKPLAPHDLLKAHHLREMHDESAAMKVAVVEAWEAVNDEDLDRLFSTFLYRISKWSRGESSLEFTIRDIGMFKGISSRSHRSFSPNLRYHLAAQAAMPLLSAWSVSSTHDARNAGRSRFQLDAPIIAGRSFFEMVTFMLDELKILEQEVIDRGFKNFGPSQSRYRYVYELFIAALLCYTNKFGDEDVDEVRNRLFAWAYALRVELLRVQFVSADNRARGKNDANKSPFVLLRNAMTGSVVRKLPIASKPYSDNHEKELVAFIKGLQ, encoded by the coding sequence ATGGCGATTAACGGAGAGAACGGTGTTAGTGCAGCCACCGTGGATGAACTACTCAAGCAAGGCCTTCGGATACCGAACTATCAACGCCCATACAGTTGGGATGTATCGACTGCTCTACAACTGGTGGATGATATCAGCGAAGCTCTTCGAGATACCGAACGAAAAGATATTCCCTATGTTTTGGGTGCAATCATTCTTCACGATGATGGTGAGTATCTCAATGTAGTCGACGGGCAGCAGCGCCTGCTGACTTTGCGAATGATTCTTGCGGCCTTAGATCCGATAAATCATCAAATTTCGATGTCTGGTAACAGCGAAACTCCTGTCTCCCTAGTTTGGATAGAGCTTCAAAGGCGCCTGTCGCAGTTGGAAGATAAAAAAGAGTTTTTGGATTTTATCTGTCACAAATGTCAGTTGGTGCGTATTGTGACGGACGATATTGATGAGGCATTTCGTGTCTTTGATTCCCAGAACTATCGCGGCAAACCGCTTGCCCCTCACGACTTGCTCAAAGCACACCACCTACGCGAAATGCACGATGAGTCCGCTGCTATGAAAGTGGCTGTCGTTGAGGCTTGGGAAGCCGTAAACGATGAGGATCTGGACAGGCTTTTTTCTACTTTTTTATACCGGATATCCAAGTGGTCACGAGGCGAAAGCTCGCTCGAATTTACTATTCGGGACATCGGCATGTTCAAAGGCATTTCATCACGATCCCACAGGTCATTTTCGCCAAATCTGCGATATCACCTTGCAGCACAAGCCGCTATGCCACTTCTAAGTGCATGGTCGGTATCCTCTACACATGATGCACGAAATGCCGGGCGCAGCCGCTTTCAGCTTGATGCCCCGATAATCGCAGGACGCTCATTTTTCGAGATGGTGACATTCATGCTTGACGAATTGAAGATACTGGAACAAGAGGTTATTGACAGAGGTTTCAAAAACTTTGGCCCATCTCAAAGTCGCTACCGCTACGTGTACGAATTGTTCATTGCCGCGCTGCTTTGCTATACAAACAAGTTTGGCGATGAAGATGTAGATGAAGTGCGAAATAGGTTATTCGCATGGGCATATGCCTTGCGGGTCGAGTTACTTCGTGTGCAATTTGTATCTGCTGACAACCGAGCGCGAGGTAAAAACGATGCAAATAAATCGCCTTTTGTTTTGCTACGTAATGCGATGACTGGAAGTGTTGTCCGCAAACTTCCAATAGCAAGTAAGCCATACAGCGATAACCACGAAAAGGAACTCGTTGCTTTTATCAAGGGGCTGCAATGA